The sequence CAGCAAATGTACTGTACGTATAACACTGGAGATGTGTAAAACACCTCCATATTTCCCCATTTTTAGGGCAGCTGTGCTGAAAATACAGCCAAGAACAGCGGTATTTCCAGGGAGGAGCAGGACGCATTTGCCATCAACTCGTACAGCCGCAGCAAAGCAGCATGGGAGTCTGGCATCCTGGCCAAGGAAGTGGTTTCTGTGAGCATCCCTCAGAAAGGTTGGTTTAAGTTCCATATCATTCCCCAATAATTCCCTTTTTTGGGCTAAAATATTTGattgcataatatttaaatatgatgcataattgcaataaaatatgCTCTCTCACCGCATAGGAAAACCAGACATCGTTGTGAAGGAAGATGAAGAATATAAGAAGGTTGACTTCAGCAAAGTCCCCAAACTGAGGGCTGTGTTCCAGAAAGAGAACGGTACAAGATTATCATTAGCCCTAGTGGAAAAGTACTGAACATAGTGTTCTTCAAAttgtaaaagtatatttttacaaaactgtggatgaaaaataatgtaaacgTTTTAAAAAGTCACATTGTAATAATCTCAAAggaaaaatgtaactaaaaagtcattgttttaataatattttgtccacttattttgatgtgctgactAACATTAATGCAGATTAGAGTACTTGATTATGATTTAACTGTAgcatgttattcaatattacatttaaagttaaaagattGTAAATGTTATTCATTGTAGCTTCATCAgagcaaatgtgtaattacaaataaatatattcaaatagctgacatacaaatttcaatagaaatgactttaaactatattttagtGTACCTTAAATGCTTGTACATTCAGTAGTGCACTTCAggcatatttcaaagacaatataagtaattatgtaattacatataaagatgcgCTTAACTCCTACTTAAGTGGGTTAAAAAAGCATTCTAAAtttgagctaattgcatttattatagatttaaactgtaatacattttcatgtaattgcataaaacatgcaattaagtTTCTGAAAACATATTTAGtgttcacttaattttattgttttaaactgGATTATTTCCGTAATAATTGCTGTTttaaaaagtatgctaaagtacTTATTTTCCATACATGAGGATATTGAAAAAGTGTTTTCAATTCAAAAGACAagcaaaacttttgtttttgcaggCACAGTGACGGCAGCCAACGCTAGTACGCTAAACGATGGTGGTGGGGGTGTCTTTCTTGTTAATGAAGATGCGGCAAAGAGACTCAATGTCACACCGCTTGCAAAGATCCTTGGTGAGGCATTTCGCACCtgtttacaattaaatttttttatggtgtattttgttcatttgaaCGATACTGTGATACATGCTCTATGTCTGATAGATCCACCTGAATTTTCTTGATGAACTTCACCAAGATAGAAGTATCTTCACTCAAAGATACTTTAATAAttgaatgtaaattatttaaataaactagtTAAGCTTGTCAAACTTCCTTTTTGATAAAGTAGTTAGCTACATGCTAAAAACAAAAGGTTACTAACTTAccaaattattctttttttttaatatttgagttagtttttctttttgtattgtttttgcaacaaataacacatttacaagCATAAAGACAATAAACAATATTCTAAGAGGTTTACAATGCATTAAATTCTGAAATGAACTAAAATTTATTATCTATCATATTACACCACAGAAGCGATTCTAAGATTTTCGTGTATATCAACCAGTGCGGACAatcgattaattttttttttttattaatcacattttttcctgaaattaatcgcgattaatcccacttaatgttaaatttattaaaaatacttttacattgcaaaaatttcacattcaatattcaaattaatgtagaaacaacataaggacagtatatttttaatatttgtttaatggcatctttttttatgactgaatacTGTAATGCATACGTgctctaaactaaaaaaaatgtatgctttaCCTAAAAcgtatatttcatatatatgtgGTCTTAAAGATGTTCTgtgtctaaataaatgcaattcttgtcaagaaaatagagacagaagcagcagttgtgagtttGGCCCTAGCTCCACCCCTTTGTTAATtccgttaaatatttttaatgcgttAAACACACTAactttgacagcactaatatcaACATCTTtcttgataaatatatatataaaataataaatatatatataattttgaaaatgtatattcatgaatgttaaatttatatagtaataaatagtaattatatagtaaaaaaaaaggatatactTATTATAAAAGGGTCTATTTTCAGAGtcatcaaaaacaaatttttgacTAATGCAGAAGTTTGGGGATACTTTGTTTGCAAGTTAAGTTACCTGAAGGGtggtaatgtttatttatagcatttttaaaTGGTTACAGCAGcgtttttggaaagaaaaaaagtcttgttACTGGGAAAACTACACTATTTTGACTGAACAGTTGTGGTACTGTCATGCTAGTTAGCTACTCATTTATGGCTTGTTTTGTCAGAGAACTATGTTTGCTAGTTTCTGATCTAGATCATCATTTTATCCTAATTCACAGCTTTCGCTGATGCTGCTGTTGCCCCGATCGATTTCCCTATTGCTCCAGCTTTTGCCGTCCCCAAGGTTAGCtgatgtttatgtgtttattgttaagctaaagtgtttttatgtttatttatagtgtttttaaatgtttttagcagAGTTTTTGGAAGCAGCCGGTGTGAAGAAAGAAGACATTGCCATGTGGGAGATCAATGAGGCCTTCAGTGTCGTGGTGCTGGCCAACATCAAGATGCTAGACATCGACCCCGACAAAGTCAATATCAACGGAGGAGCAGTGTCCCTCGGACATCCAATTGGGTAAATATATGCAACATCTTTCTCATGCATCACTGTTCACTATATTGACATACTGTAATTAGATTCACGCAATAATTAATGTGCTGGTTTTGCAATTCTAGAATGTCAGGGGCGAGAATCGTAGGACACATGGTGCACAATCTGAAATCGGGACAGTACGGACTGGCCGGAATCTGCAATGGAGGAGGAGGCGCCTCTTCTATTCTGATCCAGAAATATTAGGACTTGGACTTTAATCCACAGAATGAATGTAGGATTTGGTCCTTGTGCCAGATATGTCTTCATGCCTACATTATTAATGCGAGGTCAGtcctatttttaattaaaataggaaacaaacTTATGAATGGTCATACAGTACAAACTTCTCAAATAGTAGTATTCATACTGTGCTCTTGTTACATATTTCGTTACATGGTGTTCATTCTCAAAATAATGGTTTAATGAAAGGGTTAAGAATgttaaaatctgtttttgcaatgaaatagATTATTAGTTGTTTTCGTTGATGTTGAATGTGATGATTATACTCAGAAATAACACAATGCATTTCACCTGAATGAACACCAGATGGCGTGTGCTTTGAGCTATGtttgctgattggctgatggatGCTTTTCACAGACTATAATGAAGTAATAACTAAAATCTTGaatctagtatttttttttttggttttgtttttttaatgtaataccCCATTTtaacattacactttattttacccTAGCATTCAATTTCAAACCAGAttgtaaatttgacatttttcactcttttgaTTGCCTTAATCAGTCTctctatattttttc is a genomic window of Cyprinus carpio isolate SPL01 chromosome B10, ASM1834038v1, whole genome shotgun sequence containing:
- the acat1 gene encoding acetyl-CoA acetyltransferase, mitochondrial; translation: MQFSIAIMTSCALYSTRTHLCRHMVHKYLSRTYSTRLSLNEVVIVSAVRTPIGSFKGSLSTVPATKLGSIAIKGAVEKAGIPVEEVKEVYMGNVLQAGEGQAPTRQALLGAGLPLSTPATTINKVCASGMKSIMMAAQSLMCGHQDVMVAGGMESMSQVPYVMAREAPPYGGVNLEDLIVKDGLTDVYNKFHMGSCAENTAKNSGISREEQDAFAINSYSRSKAAWESGILAKEVVSVSIPQKGKPDIVVKEDEEYKKVDFSKVPKLRAVFQKENGTVTAANASTLNDGGGGVFLVNEDAAKRLNVTPLAKILAFADAAVAPIDFPIAPAFAVPKFLEAAGVKKEDIAMWEINEAFSVVVLANIKMLDIDPDKVNINGGAVSLGHPIGMSGARIVGHMVHNLKSGQYGLAGICNGGGGASSILIQKY